Proteins encoded within one genomic window of Natator depressus isolate rNatDep1 chromosome 1, rNatDep2.hap1, whole genome shotgun sequence:
- the STX19 gene encoding syntaxin-19 → MKDRLQELKLRAKELQLAEENSCAPGVKEDYQVEFEQQAIIYEKEPITERHLNEIQRLQDEISNLAEDVQKFGQQQKNLMSSMRRFSVIKKESNITREIKIQAEQVSKCLDELSKTVKKSESEHGPSSAIARILTSQHAFLFLRFQNTMLSYNDAITAKQEKCKTFIVRQLDVVGKEVSEEEVNDMLQQGKWEIFNENLLTEVKITKAQLSEIEQRHKELVNLENHIKDLKEFFIQISLLVEEQGEIINNIEMGVNNTQDYVQTSREKFRLAARYRKRNLCKAICCWCCPRCR, encoded by the coding sequence ATGAAAGACCGCCTTCAAGAACTTAAACTGCGAGCAAAAGAACTGCAGCTAGCTGAAGAGAACAGCTGTGCGCCTGGGGTGAAGGAAGACTACCAAGTAGAGTTTGAACAGCAAGCTATTATTTATGAGAAAGAGCCCATAACTGAGAGGCACCTAAATGAAATCCAGAGACTTCAGGACGAGATTAGTAACTTGGCAGAGGATGTTCAAAAGTTTGGTCAGCAGCAGAAAAACCTCATGTCCTCAATGAGAAGGTTTAGCGTTATTAAAAAGGAGTCCAAcattacaagagaaataaaaattcaaGCAGAGCAAGTAAGTAAATGCTTGGATGAACTGTCAAAAACAGTGAAGAAGTCTGAAAGCGAACACGGGCCATCTTCCGCCATTGCAAGAATCCTTACATCTCAGCATGCGTTCCTTTTCCTGCGTTTCCAAAACACCATGCTTTCATACAATGATGCTATAACAGCCAAGCAGGAGAAATGCAAGACATTCATTGTCCGCCAGCTTGACGTGGTTGGGAAAGAGGTCTCCGAGGAAGAAGTGAACGATATGCTTCAACAAGGAAAATGGGAGATTTTCAATGAAAATCTGCTTACTGAAGTCAAAATCACTAAAGCTCAACTATCAGAGATTGAACAAAGACACAAAGAATTGGTCAATCTGGAGAACCATATCAAAGACTTGAAGGAATTTTTTATCCAGATCTCGCTTCTGGTGGAGGAACAAGGAGAAATCATCAACAACATTGAAATGGGTGTAAACAATACTCAAGATTATGTTCAAACATCAAGAGAGAAGTTTAGACTTGCAGCCAGGTATAGAAAGAGAAACCTTTGTAAAGCAATATGTTGCTGGTGTTGTCCACGCTGCAGATAA